A genomic region of Mitsuaria sp. 7 contains the following coding sequences:
- the pbpC gene encoding penicillin-binding protein 1C — MKQPWAGCSHRLARWGRTLALALFGIGSAGAAGAEELPSFAQTRASHPLSDLQLLDRRGEPLQTLRVDPSRRVLAWVPLDQMSPSLLRAMLLSEDQHFYEHSGVDWSAVAASAWGNLWNTRTRGASTVTMQLAGLLDQDLARRGGRSVTQKLGQAWVAGRLEKRWTKAQILEAYLNRVPLRGELVGVPAASQALFGKRPGGLDARESALLAAMLRGPNAPADTLAARACGVLRAMGQGCDGLVDEVGAVLRRKSLSVADAPQWAPHYARLVLRADGPPAQRSTLDATWQRVAVQSLRRHLAELSGRQVEDGAVLVLDNASGEVRAWVGSSGSQWSDAAQVDHVLARRQPGSTLKPFLYELAIERRLITAASLLDDSPAQIATGGGLYLPQNYDKQYRGWISARASLGNSLNVPAVRLSLMLTPEAVFERLNALGLQLPETGGFYGPSLALGSADVTLLALTNAYRALANGGQYAGVSLPRSTPSQPAASQRGDSRRVADPRASFIVGDILADNSARALTFGLSSALALPFPASVKTGTSKDMRDNWCIGWTSRFTVGVWVGNSSGEAMHQVSGVSGAAPVWREVMLALHAGGVPPTIRPPAGVVAQDTRFDTGQEPARREWFVAGTEQAVIQAAGTSVALSNPVDGAIYALDPDIPPTAQRLRFAHEGRLERGGVAAWRLDGQVIGRGPTWDWLPMPGRHELALLDASGRVLQQVRFEVRGAG; from the coding sequence TTGAAGCAGCCCTGGGCCGGGTGCTCGCACCGCCTTGCGCGGTGGGGGCGCACGCTGGCCTTGGCGCTCTTCGGCATCGGATCCGCCGGCGCGGCCGGGGCTGAGGAACTGCCCTCGTTCGCGCAGACCCGCGCGTCGCATCCCTTGTCGGATCTCCAGTTGCTGGACCGTCGGGGCGAGCCGCTGCAGACCCTGCGAGTGGACCCCAGCCGGCGTGTGCTGGCCTGGGTGCCGCTGGACCAGATGTCGCCCTCCTTGCTGCGGGCGATGCTGCTGTCCGAGGACCAGCATTTCTACGAGCACAGCGGCGTCGACTGGTCGGCGGTCGCCGCCAGCGCCTGGGGCAATCTCTGGAACACGCGCACGCGTGGTGCGTCGACGGTGACGATGCAACTCGCCGGCCTGCTTGACCAGGACCTGGCCCGACGCGGCGGCCGGAGCGTGACGCAGAAGCTGGGTCAGGCGTGGGTGGCGGGGCGGCTGGAGAAGCGTTGGACCAAGGCCCAGATCCTCGAGGCCTATCTGAACCGCGTGCCCCTTCGGGGCGAGCTCGTCGGCGTGCCGGCAGCCTCGCAGGCGCTTTTCGGCAAACGGCCGGGCGGACTCGACGCACGGGAATCCGCGCTGCTCGCCGCGATGTTGCGCGGACCGAATGCGCCCGCCGACACCCTCGCGGCACGCGCCTGCGGCGTGCTGCGTGCGATGGGGCAGGGCTGTGACGGGCTGGTCGACGAAGTCGGCGCCGTGCTGCGGCGCAAGTCCCTGTCGGTGGCGGACGCGCCGCAGTGGGCGCCGCACTATGCGCGCCTCGTACTGCGCGCGGACGGACCGCCGGCACAACGCAGCACGCTGGATGCGACCTGGCAACGCGTGGCGGTGCAGTCGCTGCGGCGGCATCTGGCGGAGCTGTCCGGTCGACAGGTCGAGGACGGGGCCGTGCTCGTGCTGGACAACGCCAGCGGCGAGGTCCGCGCCTGGGTCGGATCGAGTGGCAGTCAGTGGTCGGACGCCGCCCAGGTCGATCACGTGCTCGCTCGCCGGCAGCCCGGCTCGACCTTGAAGCCCTTCCTGTACGAGTTAGCGATCGAGCGTCGCCTGATCACCGCGGCCAGCCTGCTGGACGACTCGCCGGCGCAGATCGCGACCGGCGGGGGGCTGTACCTGCCGCAGAACTACGACAAGCAGTACCGCGGCTGGATCAGCGCGCGGGCCTCGCTCGGCAACAGCCTCAATGTGCCGGCCGTGCGGCTGTCGCTGATGCTGACGCCGGAGGCGGTGTTCGAGCGGCTCAATGCACTGGGCCTGCAGCTGCCGGAAACGGGCGGCTTCTATGGTCCCTCGTTGGCGCTGGGCAGCGCGGACGTGACCTTGCTGGCGCTCACGAACGCGTATCGCGCGCTGGCCAACGGGGGGCAATATGCCGGAGTGAGTCTGCCGCGGAGCACTCCGAGCCAGCCGGCAGCATCGCAGCGTGGCGATTCACGCCGGGTCGCGGATCCGAGAGCCAGCTTCATCGTGGGCGACATCCTGGCCGACAACAGCGCACGTGCACTGACCTTCGGCCTGTCCAGTGCGCTCGCCCTGCCATTCCCGGCCTCGGTGAAGACCGGCACGAGCAAGGACATGCGCGACAACTGGTGCATCGGGTGGACCAGCCGGTTCACGGTGGGGGTCTGGGTCGGCAACTCGAGCGGCGAGGCGATGCACCAGGTGTCCGGCGTGAGCGGTGCGGCGCCGGTGTGGCGGGAGGTCATGCTGGCGCTTCATGCCGGTGGGGTGCCGCCGACGATCCGGCCGCCGGCGGGTGTCGTGGCGCAGGACACGCGATTCGACACCGGCCAGGAACCGGCCCGGCGCGAGTGGTTCGTCGCCGGCACCGAGCAGGCGGTCATCCAGGCAGCGGGCACGTCCGTGGCGCTCAGCAACCCGGTCGACGGCGCGATCTACGCGCTGGATCCGGACATCCCGCCCACGGCGCAGCGCCTGCGGTTCGCGCATGAGGGGCGGCTTGAGCGTGGCGGCGTCGCGGCCTGGCGCCTGGATGGTCAGGTCATCGGGCGCGGACCGACCTGGGACTGGCTGCCGATGCCCGGGCGGCATGAGCTGGCGCTGCTCGATGCGAGCGGGCGCGTGCTGCAGCAGGTGCGATTCGAGGTCCGAGGCGCCGGTTGA
- a CDS encoding chemotaxis protein CheW yields MTQGSNKVYRKGLPFSAEVAPLLHAMPLLEEYREPLLRLQGAWDSLALLGQMSGAATDMADTRTAFEALTGRLLDSLARRQLRHAVGHLQGRSQVAIDILVRNLFERTADVGFLASDGPLRALLNADAAGELDTGDVEALRRRFAAYVAKYSVYDQVVLLAADGRRLAALDESSCAPVVDDPRLQGAFDPARAFVEVHGPTGLLGGRSGLIYAAAVSGSDGAGSGGVRGLLCLSFKLEDEMLGLFRALCAGVPRSVLVLKDAQGRVLLTSDPWQIPLGAPLADAGEAQGWRLDFAGRDYLACESAASGYEGYFGPGWRAQMLQPLQHAFADAPAERQAGRARDLDTRELFDEELRSIPIEARRIQRELSRSLWNGKLKSRAQAQHGVRTGEGAVAGQAGGNAFAVTLLNEVERTGDQLRQVFERAIAQLEDGALDAVFDGAGFQSELAISIVNRNLYERANDCRWWALDARLQRALATGDAASAESVLASIHALYTVYSLLLVFDIAGRVVAVSDPAQAHHVGRSLQGDWVSGALGLRDAGQYVVSSHAPSGLYGDDGHAPCLVYAAGVPHPDGAATVGGIAIVFDGAPQFRAMLRAALPEQAGAAALLVTRAGEVVASSDARWAPGDRLPMALPALTGLPADQHVTGELELDGRVHAYGLAMSGGYREYRRLTPPDASDLAALVMLPLGERLAAGESSGAGAMAAAFTSAPPAGTKTLDVASFLVDQQWLGLPAMQVVAALERQRITAWPTAPAAVRGMLGFEGRMLPVLDLGQLLFHRPCGEEAALMVCQTGAGQRLVLAVQQLGQVFVAGAEQLQPSPTRPGWAAQAQVHLLKGHGPQMLTLLDSDDLWRLVNGVVEAQAPALTVD; encoded by the coding sequence ATGACGCAAGGATCGAACAAGGTCTATCGAAAAGGCCTGCCGTTCAGCGCCGAAGTGGCCCCACTGCTGCACGCCATGCCGCTGCTGGAGGAATACCGCGAGCCGCTGCTGCGGCTGCAGGGCGCCTGGGACAGCCTCGCGCTGCTGGGCCAGATGAGCGGCGCGGCCACTGACATGGCCGACACCCGCACGGCATTCGAGGCGCTGACCGGGCGTCTGCTGGACAGCCTGGCGCGCCGACAGCTGCGGCACGCCGTCGGACATCTGCAGGGGCGCTCGCAGGTCGCGATCGACATCCTGGTGCGCAACCTCTTCGAACGGACCGCCGACGTCGGTTTTCTCGCCAGCGACGGCCCGCTTCGCGCGCTGCTGAATGCGGACGCCGCCGGTGAACTCGACACCGGCGACGTCGAAGCGTTGCGTCGTCGCTTCGCCGCTTACGTCGCCAAGTACTCCGTCTACGACCAGGTCGTGCTGCTGGCCGCCGACGGCCGGCGTCTTGCGGCGTTGGATGAATCGAGCTGCGCGCCCGTCGTCGACGACCCGCGACTGCAGGGGGCCTTCGACCCGGCGCGCGCCTTCGTCGAAGTGCACGGCCCGACCGGGCTCCTCGGTGGCCGCAGCGGCCTGATCTACGCGGCGGCCGTGAGCGGGAGCGATGGCGCCGGATCCGGCGGCGTCCGCGGGCTGCTGTGCCTGTCCTTCAAGCTCGAGGACGAGATGCTCGGCCTTTTCCGCGCGCTGTGCGCGGGCGTGCCCCGTTCGGTGCTGGTGCTCAAGGACGCGCAAGGACGCGTGCTGCTGACGTCGGATCCCTGGCAGATCCCGCTCGGCGCGCCGCTGGCCGACGCGGGCGAAGCGCAGGGCTGGCGACTGGATTTCGCCGGTCGCGATTACCTGGCCTGCGAGAGCGCGGCCAGTGGCTACGAAGGCTACTTCGGACCCGGCTGGCGGGCGCAGATGCTGCAGCCGCTGCAGCACGCCTTCGCGGACGCGCCCGCCGAGCGTCAGGCCGGTCGCGCTCGCGACCTCGACACGCGCGAGCTGTTCGACGAGGAACTGCGCAGCATTCCGATCGAAGCGCGCCGCATCCAGCGCGAGTTGTCGCGCTCCTTGTGGAACGGCAAGCTCAAGAGCCGCGCCCAAGCGCAGCACGGTGTCAGAACCGGCGAAGGCGCCGTGGCCGGTCAAGCGGGAGGCAATGCCTTCGCCGTGACCCTGCTCAACGAAGTGGAGCGCACGGGCGACCAGTTGCGCCAGGTGTTCGAACGCGCGATCGCGCAGCTTGAAGACGGCGCACTGGACGCTGTCTTCGACGGCGCCGGATTCCAATCGGAGCTGGCGATCTCGATCGTGAACCGCAATCTCTATGAGCGCGCCAACGACTGCCGCTGGTGGGCACTCGATGCGCGCCTGCAGCGTGCGCTCGCCACCGGCGATGCCGCGTCGGCCGAATCGGTGCTCGCGAGCATCCATGCGCTCTACACGGTGTATTCGTTGCTGCTCGTCTTCGACATCGCCGGGCGCGTGGTCGCCGTGTCGGACCCGGCCCAGGCGCATCACGTCGGGCGGTCGTTGCAAGGGGATTGGGTCTCCGGTGCGCTCGGACTGCGCGACGCCGGCCAGTACGTGGTGTCGTCGCACGCGCCTTCCGGTCTCTACGGGGACGACGGTCACGCGCCCTGTCTCGTCTACGCGGCCGGTGTGCCGCATCCTGACGGTGCGGCGACGGTCGGCGGCATCGCGATCGTGTTCGACGGTGCACCGCAATTCCGCGCGATGCTCCGCGCGGCGCTGCCGGAGCAGGCCGGTGCGGCGGCGTTGCTGGTCACGCGCGCGGGTGAGGTCGTTGCGAGCAGTGATGCGCGTTGGGCGCCGGGGGATCGTCTGCCGATGGCGCTGCCCGCGTTGACCGGGCTGCCGGCGGACCAGCATGTGACCGGCGAGCTTGAACTCGACGGTCGCGTTCATGCTTACGGTCTGGCGATGTCGGGGGGCTACCGGGAGTACCGCCGTCTCACGCCTCCCGATGCGAGCGATCTGGCCGCGCTGGTCATGCTGCCGTTGGGAGAGCGCCTGGCCGCTGGCGAGTCGTCGGGCGCAGGCGCGATGGCTGCGGCGTTCACGTCGGCGCCGCCGGCGGGCACCAAGACCCTGGACGTGGCGAGCTTCCTGGTCGATCAACAATGGCTGGGGCTGCCCGCGATGCAGGTCGTCGCGGCGCTGGAGCGACAGCGCATCACCGCCTGGCCCACGGCGCCGGCGGCCGTGCGCGGCATGCTCGGTTTCGAGGGGCGCATGCTGCCCGTGCTGGATCTGGGCCAACTGCTCTTCCATCGTCCCTGCGGCGAGGAAGCGGCGTTGATGGTCTGCCAGACCGGCGCCGGTCAGCGCCTCGTGCTGGCCGTGCAGCAACTGGGGCAGGTCTTCGTCGCGGGGGCGGAGCAGCTGCAACCCAGCCCGACGCGGCCGGGCTGGGCCGCGCAGGCGCAGGTGCACCTGCTGAAGGGCCACGGGCCGCAGATGCTCACGCTGCTGGACAGCGACGATCTGTGGCGCCTCGTCAACGGCGTCGTCGAGGCGCAAGCGCCCGCGCTGACCGTCGATTGA
- a CDS encoding GNAT family N-acetyltransferase — protein MQTATNPPRSFDDRDHGHSHRAVRIAEGLTLRRPRPEDARAHAELIGHPGVQPSLLQVPYTSELLWHERFSKAPDTNSGELQLLAFDGDRLVGSAGLHAVGPQARRRHAMMLGIGVHPDAHGRGVGAALMDALMRQADDWLGVLRIELTVFADNARAIRLYERFGFEHEGRLRGYALRDGRYVDAFTMARLHPRPPTIERPAA, from the coding sequence ATGCAGACTGCGACGAATCCGCCCCGCTCCTTCGACGACCGCGATCACGGCCACAGCCATCGCGCCGTGCGCATCGCCGAAGGCCTCACGCTGCGCCGCCCGCGCCCCGAGGACGCGCGCGCGCACGCCGAGTTGATCGGACATCCGGGCGTGCAGCCGTCGCTGCTCCAGGTGCCCTACACGTCCGAGCTGCTCTGGCACGAGCGCTTCTCGAAAGCGCCCGACACGAACAGCGGCGAGCTGCAGCTGCTCGCTTTCGACGGCGATCGGCTGGTGGGGTCCGCCGGGCTGCATGCGGTCGGTCCGCAGGCCCGGCGCCGGCACGCGATGATGCTGGGCATCGGCGTGCATCCGGACGCCCACGGACGTGGTGTCGGCGCGGCCTTGATGGACGCGCTCATGCGCCAGGCGGACGACTGGCTCGGCGTGCTGCGCATCGAGCTCACCGTGTTCGCCGACAACGCGCGCGCGATCCGGCTCTACGAGCGCTTCGGCTTCGAGCACGAGGGCCGTTTGCGGGGCTACGCCTTGCGCGACGGGCGCTATGTCGACGCCTTCACGATGGCGCGGCTGCATCCGCGACCGCCGACGATCGAGCGGCCCGCAGCCTGA
- a CDS encoding SET domain-containing protein, giving the protein MQHIWTSETGRIAKDMRTSILATRGRRQARCPRHQWQRRDNGRFPLSSRPVPRVVFMPRLSSVAAVPAPVPAADTASRPRGEPQPAERFALAVDKSPIDGLGVFAAESIPARRKIGEMRGEIVPVREARRRIEGRRRIHVVEVTDKTAIDATKSDCALRHVNHSCAPNAVLRIRQGRAEFYAMRDIEPGEEICADYGESHHEGRLRCRCGAPNCKGRL; this is encoded by the coding sequence ATGCAGCACATCTGGACTAGCGAGACGGGACGGATCGCGAAGGACATGCGAACCAGTATCTTGGCGACGCGAGGAAGGCGTCAAGCGCGCTGTCCGCGGCACCAGTGGCAACGGCGCGACAATGGGCGTTTCCCTCTTTCGTCGCGGCCGGTGCCGCGCGTCGTCTTCATGCCTCGACTGAGTTCCGTCGCTGCCGTTCCCGCTCCGGTCCCCGCCGCCGACACGGCTTCGCGCCCGAGGGGCGAGCCGCAGCCGGCCGAACGCTTCGCGCTGGCGGTGGACAAGAGCCCGATCGACGGGCTGGGCGTGTTCGCCGCCGAATCGATTCCGGCGCGCCGCAAGATCGGCGAGATGCGCGGCGAGATCGTCCCGGTGCGCGAGGCTCGCCGGCGCATCGAGGGCCGGCGCCGCATTCACGTCGTCGAGGTGACGGACAAGACCGCGATCGATGCGACGAAGTCCGATTGCGCGCTGCGCCACGTGAATCACAGCTGTGCGCCGAACGCGGTCCTGCGCATCCGGCAGGGACGCGCCGAGTTCTACGCGATGCGCGACATCGAGCCGGGCGAGGAGATCTGCGCCGACTACGGTGAGAGCCACCACGAGGGCCGGCTGCGCTGCCGCTGCGGCGCGCCGAACTGCAAGGGCCGGCTCTGA
- a CDS encoding UPF0149 family protein codes for MTDTPLDDDFGDSIDVENAQRLGELLAVLAGQADPDAPAITLDTMDGYLTALRVGPSDAAPIQAMDALFGEDWPAGLDEQDLTDAFMEALHVRWNEIGDSLEPQPLLEAPEQMHLTPLISEFDEETKAELVAQGSITAELLERMPAPGAMWAQGFLQAVDDSNAWALPDGDGADDLQAMLEAIEAVTLAEDSTPRAEYVQRAYEEPEGIDQNALIDDMLFTVQDLRLFWMQQRVLKEAISGLTSDPDTTH; via the coding sequence ATGACTGACACCCCGCTGGACGACGACTTCGGCGACTCGATCGACGTCGAGAACGCGCAGCGCCTCGGCGAGCTGCTGGCCGTGCTGGCCGGACAGGCCGATCCGGATGCGCCGGCGATCACGCTGGACACGATGGACGGTTACCTGACCGCCCTGCGCGTCGGTCCGTCCGACGCCGCCCCCATCCAGGCGATGGACGCGCTGTTCGGCGAGGACTGGCCCGCCGGTCTCGACGAACAGGACCTGACCGACGCGTTCATGGAAGCGCTGCACGTGCGCTGGAACGAGATCGGCGACAGCCTCGAGCCGCAGCCGCTGCTCGAAGCGCCGGAGCAGATGCACCTGACGCCGCTGATCTCCGAGTTCGACGAGGAGACCAAGGCGGAACTCGTCGCGCAGGGCTCGATCACCGCGGAACTGCTGGAGCGCATGCCCGCGCCCGGCGCGATGTGGGCGCAGGGCTTCCTGCAGGCGGTCGACGACTCGAACGCGTGGGCGCTGCCCGACGGCGACGGCGCCGACGATCTGCAGGCGATGCTGGAAGCGATCGAGGCCGTGACGCTGGCCGAGGACTCGACGCCCCGCGCCGAGTACGTGCAGCGCGCCTATGAAGAGCCGGAAGGCATCGACCAGAACGCGCTGATCGACGACATGCTGTTCACCGTGCAGGACCTGCGCCTGTTCTGGATGCAGCAGCGCGTGCTGAAGGAAGCGATCTCCGGCCTGACCTCGGATCCGGACACGACGCACTGA
- the alaS gene encoding alanine--tRNA ligase codes for MKAAEIRHTFLKFFESKGHQIVASSPVVPGDDPTLLFTNAGMNQFKDVFLGFDKRAYSRATTAQKCIRAGGKHNDLDNVGYTARHHTFFEMLGNFSFGDYFKKDAIGFAWELLTEHFKLPAEKLWVTVYSEDDEAYEIWNKQVGVPAERIVRIGDNKGGRYMSDNFWMMGDTGPCGPCTEIFYDHGPDVAGGPPGSPNEDGDRYIEIWNNVFMQFNRTEDGVMHKLPKPSVDTGMGLERLAAVLQHVHSNYEIDLFVNLLAAAKQSVDAATPGTGDCDKESPSLKVIADHIRACSFTVVDGVIPGNAGRGYVLRRIARRAIRHGYKLGARAPFFHKLVAALAKEMGEAYPELRRDEARVTEVLKQEEERFFKTIATGMELLESALAGGATQIDGDTAFKLHDTYGFPVDLTADVCRERGVTVDETGFNRLLEEQKDRGRQAGKFKMAQGLAYTGAATTFHGYEHLAREDAQVVALYVDGSAVQSADAGDDVVVVLDHTPFYAESGGQVGDAGELRNATTRLVVDDTLKIQADVFGHHAQVAEGTVKVGDTFAAKVDAERRAKTIRNHSATHLMHKALREVLGAHVQQKGSLVNAERTRFDFAHTAPMTAEEIRKVEAIVNAEILANADTQAAVMALDDAQKSGAMMLFGEKYGETVRVLSIGSSKELCGGTHVRRTGDIGLFKIVAESGVAAGIRRVEAVTGDNALHYLQSLESTVQAVAGTLKAAPAELEPRVHAVLEQLRALEKELSAAKSKLASAQGDELMAQAVDVKGLKVLAATLVGADAKTLRETMDKLKDKLKTAAIVLAAVDGDKVQLAAGVTADSIGKVKAGELVNFVAQQVGGKGGGKPDLAMAGGTDAKALPAALASVQAWVGERV; via the coding sequence ATGAAAGCCGCAGAGATCCGCCACACCTTCCTGAAGTTCTTCGAGTCCAAGGGCCACCAGATCGTCGCGTCCAGCCCGGTCGTCCCCGGCGACGACCCGACGCTGCTGTTCACCAACGCGGGGATGAACCAGTTCAAGGACGTGTTCCTGGGCTTCGACAAGCGCGCCTACTCGCGTGCGACCACGGCACAGAAGTGCATCCGCGCCGGCGGCAAGCACAACGACCTGGACAACGTCGGCTACACGGCGCGCCACCACACCTTCTTCGAGATGCTGGGCAACTTCAGCTTCGGCGACTACTTCAAGAAGGACGCCATCGGCTTCGCCTGGGAACTGCTGACCGAGCACTTCAAGCTGCCGGCGGAGAAGCTGTGGGTGACCGTCTATTCCGAGGACGACGAGGCCTACGAGATCTGGAACAAGCAGGTCGGCGTGCCCGCCGAGCGCATCGTGCGCATCGGCGACAACAAGGGCGGCCGCTACATGTCCGACAACTTCTGGATGATGGGCGACACGGGCCCCTGCGGCCCCTGCACCGAGATCTTCTACGACCACGGTCCGGACGTGGCCGGCGGCCCTCCGGGCTCGCCCAACGAAGACGGCGACCGCTACATCGAGATCTGGAACAACGTCTTCATGCAGTTCAACCGGACTGAAGACGGCGTGATGCACAAGCTGCCCAAGCCCAGCGTCGACACCGGCATGGGCCTGGAGCGTCTGGCGGCCGTGCTGCAGCACGTGCACTCGAACTACGAGATCGACCTGTTCGTCAACCTGCTGGCCGCGGCCAAGCAGAGCGTGGACGCCGCAACGCCTGGCACCGGTGACTGCGACAAGGAATCGCCGTCGCTGAAGGTCATCGCGGACCACATCCGCGCCTGCTCGTTCACCGTCGTCGACGGCGTGATCCCGGGCAACGCCGGCCGCGGCTACGTGCTGCGCCGCATCGCCCGCCGCGCGATCCGCCACGGCTACAAGCTCGGCGCGCGCGCGCCCTTCTTCCACAAGCTCGTGGCCGCGCTGGCCAAGGAGATGGGCGAGGCCTATCCCGAGCTGCGCCGCGACGAGGCCCGCGTCACCGAAGTGCTGAAGCAGGAAGAGGAACGCTTCTTCAAGACCATCGCCACCGGCATGGAACTGCTGGAATCGGCCCTGGCCGGCGGCGCGACGCAGATCGACGGCGACACCGCCTTCAAGCTGCACGACACCTACGGCTTCCCGGTGGACCTGACTGCCGACGTCTGCCGCGAGCGCGGCGTGACCGTCGACGAGACCGGTTTCAACCGCCTGCTGGAAGAGCAGAAGGACCGCGGCCGTCAGGCCGGCAAGTTCAAGATGGCGCAGGGCCTGGCGTACACCGGCGCCGCAACCACCTTCCACGGCTACGAGCACCTCGCGCGTGAAGACGCCCAGGTCGTCGCGCTGTACGTCGACGGCAGCGCGGTGCAGAGCGCCGACGCCGGCGACGATGTCGTGGTCGTGCTCGACCACACGCCGTTCTACGCGGAAAGCGGCGGCCAGGTCGGCGACGCCGGCGAGCTGCGCAACGCGACGACCCGGCTGGTCGTCGACGACACGCTGAAGATCCAGGCCGACGTGTTCGGCCACCACGCGCAGGTCGCCGAAGGCACGGTCAAGGTCGGCGACACCTTCGCCGCCAAGGTCGACGCCGAACGCCGCGCCAAGACCATCCGCAACCACAGCGCGACCCACCTGATGCACAAGGCGCTGCGCGAGGTGCTGGGCGCGCACGTGCAGCAGAAGGGCTCGCTGGTCAACGCCGAGCGCACCCGCTTCGACTTCGCGCACACCGCGCCGATGACGGCGGAGGAGATCCGCAAGGTCGAGGCCATCGTCAACGCCGAGATCCTGGCCAACGCCGACACGCAGGCCGCCGTCATGGCCCTGGACGACGCGCAGAAGAGCGGCGCGATGATGCTGTTCGGCGAGAAGTACGGCGAGACCGTGCGCGTGCTGAGCATCGGCTCGTCCAAGGAACTCTGCGGCGGCACGCACGTGCGCCGCACCGGCGACATCGGCCTGTTCAAGATCGTCGCCGAGAGCGGCGTGGCGGCCGGCATCCGCCGTGTCGAGGCCGTCACCGGCGACAACGCGCTGCACTACCTGCAGTCGCTGGAGTCGACGGTGCAGGCCGTGGCCGGCACGCTGAAGGCCGCGCCCGCCGAACTGGAACCGCGTGTGCACGCGGTGCTGGAGCAGCTGCGCGCGCTGGAGAAGGAACTGTCCGCCGCCAAGAGCAAGCTGGCGTCCGCGCAGGGCGACGAGCTGATGGCGCAGGCCGTCGACGTCAAGGGACTGAAGGTGCTGGCGGCGACGCTGGTCGGCGCCGACGCCAAGACGCTGCGCGAGACGATGGACAAGCTCAAGGACAAGCTCAAGACCGCCGCGATCGTGCTGGCCGCCGTCGACGGCGACAAGGTGCAGCTGGCCGCCGGCGTCACTGCCGACAGCATCGGCAAGGTCAAGGCCGGCGAGCTGGTCAACTTCGTCGCGCAGCAGGTCGGCGGCAAGGGCGGCGGCAAGCCGGACCTGGCCATGGCCGGCGGCACCGACGCCAAGGCCCTGCCCGCCGCGCTGGCGAGCGTGCAGGCCTGGGTGGGCGAACGCGTCTGA
- a CDS encoding NAD-dependent succinate-semialdehyde dehydrogenase has translation MDPKTSPLAQLKDPSLLKTDALINGEWVGGASRFDVVDPATGVLLTHVANLGASEADAAVTAANAAWPAWRSKTAKERASILMRWFHLLTQHADDLARILTAEQGKPLAEARGEISYGASFVEWFAEESKRVRGEIVPTTDATKRYMVIKQPVGVCAAITPWNFPLAMITRKVAPALAAGCPVVIKPAEQTPLTALAAAELAQRAGMPAGVLNVITGDGEQSVAIGKVLCESDVVRHLSFTGSTEVGRILMAQCAPTIKKLSLELGGNAPFLVFDDADIESAVEGAIASKYRNAGQTCVCANRLYVQAGVYDAFVAKLAEKVGGLKVGNGFEPGVTQGPLIEDAAIEKVERHVADAVEKGAKVLVGGARLHDRFFQPTVLSEATSDMLCAREETFGPVAPVFRFGTEAEGVALANATEFGLASYFYARDIGRITRVSEGLEYGMVGINTGLISTAEVPFGGVKQSGLGREGGHQGIDEYVETKYLCVGDVNK, from the coding sequence ATGGACCCCAAGACCTCCCCGCTGGCGCAGCTCAAGGACCCGAGCCTGCTCAAGACCGACGCGCTGATCAACGGCGAGTGGGTGGGCGGCGCGAGCCGTTTCGACGTCGTGGACCCGGCGACCGGCGTGCTGCTGACGCACGTGGCCAACCTGGGCGCGTCGGAGGCCGACGCGGCGGTGACGGCCGCCAATGCCGCCTGGCCGGCGTGGCGGTCCAAGACGGCCAAGGAGCGGGCTTCGATCCTGATGCGCTGGTTCCACCTGCTGACCCAGCATGCGGACGACCTGGCGCGCATCCTGACGGCGGAGCAGGGCAAGCCGCTGGCCGAGGCGCGCGGCGAGATCTCGTACGGCGCGAGCTTCGTCGAGTGGTTCGCGGAGGAATCCAAGCGCGTGCGCGGCGAGATCGTGCCGACCACCGACGCGACCAAGCGCTACATGGTGATCAAGCAGCCGGTGGGCGTGTGCGCGGCCATCACGCCGTGGAATTTCCCGCTGGCGATGATCACCCGCAAGGTCGCGCCGGCACTGGCGGCCGGCTGCCCGGTCGTGATCAAGCCGGCGGAGCAGACGCCGCTGACCGCGCTGGCCGCGGCCGAACTCGCGCAGCGCGCCGGCATGCCGGCCGGCGTGCTCAACGTGATCACCGGCGACGGGGAGCAATCGGTCGCCATCGGCAAGGTCCTGTGCGAGAGCGACGTCGTGCGGCACCTGTCGTTCACCGGCTCGACGGAGGTCGGCCGGATCCTGATGGCGCAGTGCGCGCCGACGATCAAGAAGCTGTCGCTGGAGCTGGGCGGCAACGCGCCGTTCCTGGTCTTCGACGACGCGGACATCGAGAGCGCCGTCGAGGGCGCGATCGCCAGCAAGTACCGCAATGCGGGCCAGACCTGCGTGTGCGCGAACCGCCTCTACGTGCAGGCGGGCGTGTACGACGCCTTCGTGGCGAAGCTGGCGGAGAAGGTCGGCGGTCTGAAGGTCGGCAACGGCTTCGAGCCCGGCGTGACGCAAGGCCCGCTGATCGAGGACGCGGCGATCGAGAAGGTCGAGCGCCATGTCGCCGACGCGGTGGAGAAGGGCGCGAAGGTGCTGGTCGGCGGCGCGCGGCTGCACGACCGCTTCTTCCAGCCGACGGTGCTGTCGGAGGCGACGTCCGACATGCTGTGCGCGCGCGAGGAGACCTTCGGTCCGGTGGCGCCGGTGTTCCGCTTCGGCACCGAGGCCGAGGGCGTCGCACTGGCCAACGCCACCGAGTTCGGCCTGGCGAGCTACTTCTACGCCCGCGACATCGGCCGCATCACGCGCGTGTCGGAAGGCCTGGAGTACGGCATGGTCGGCATCAACACGGGCCTCATCTCGACGGCCGAGGTGCCGTTCGGTGGCGTGAAGCAGTCGGGCCTGGGCCGCGAGGGCGGGCACCAGGGCATCGACGAGTACGTCGAGACGAAGTACCTGTGCGTCGGCGACGTGAACAAGTGA